A genome region from Streptomyces sp. NBC_01296 includes the following:
- a CDS encoding electron transfer flavoprotein subunit beta/FixA family protein: MSLRIVVCVKYVPDATGDRHFADDLTVDRDDVDGLLSELDEYAVEQALQIAEEADDAEITVLTVGPEDAKDALRKALSMGADKAIHVEDDDLHGTDVMGTSLVLAKAIEKAGYDLVITGMASTDGTMAVLPAILAERLGVPQVTLLSEVKVEDGTVTGRRDGDSASEQLEASLPALVSVTDQSGEARYPSFKGIMAAKKKPVESWDLEELEIEADEVGLEGSWTAVDSAAQRPARTAGTIVKDEGEGGKQLAEFLAGQKFI, from the coding sequence GTGAGCCTGAGGATCGTTGTCTGTGTGAAGTACGTGCCCGACGCCACCGGCGACCGGCACTTCGCCGATGACCTGACGGTCGACCGCGACGACGTCGACGGTCTGCTGTCGGAGCTCGACGAGTACGCCGTCGAGCAGGCGCTGCAGATCGCCGAAGAGGCCGACGACGCCGAGATCACCGTCCTGACGGTGGGCCCCGAGGACGCCAAGGACGCGCTGCGCAAGGCGCTGTCCATGGGCGCCGACAAGGCCATCCACGTCGAGGACGACGACCTGCACGGCACCGACGTCATGGGCACCTCGCTGGTGCTCGCCAAGGCGATCGAGAAGGCCGGCTACGACCTGGTCATCACGGGCATGGCCTCGACCGACGGCACCATGGCCGTGCTCCCGGCGATCCTGGCCGAGCGTCTGGGCGTCCCGCAGGTCACCCTTCTCTCCGAGGTCAAGGTCGAGGACGGCACCGTGACCGGCCGCCGCGACGGCGACTCCGCGAGCGAGCAGCTGGAGGCCTCCCTCCCGGCGCTCGTCTCCGTGACGGACCAGTCGGGCGAGGCCCGCTACCCCTCCTTCAAGGGCATCATGGCCGCCAAGAAGAAGCCGGTGGAGTCCTGGGACCTCGAGGAGCTCGAGATCGAGGCCGACGAGGTCGGTCTCGAGGGCTCCTGGACCGCGGTCGACTCCGCGGCGCAGCGCCCGGCCCGCACCGCCGGCACGATCGTCAAGGACGAGGGCGAGGGCGGCAAGCAGCTGGCCGAGTTCCTGGCCGGCCAGAAGTTCATCTAA
- a CDS encoding electron transfer flavoprotein subunit alpha/FixB family protein produces the protein MAEVLVYVDHVDGAVRKPTLELLTLARRIGEPVAVALGAGAADTAAVLAEHGAVKVLTADAPEFADYLVVPKVDALQAAYDAVSPAAVLVPSSAEGKEIAARLAVRIGSGIITDAVDLEAGDEGPVATQSAFAASFTTKSRVSKGTPVITVKPNSAPVEAAPAAGAVEALAVTFGALATGTKVVARTPRESTGRPELTEAAIVVSGGRGVNGAENFHIIEDLADSLGAAVGASRAAVDAGWYPHSNQVGQTGKSVSPQLYIASGISGAIQHRAGMQTSKTIVAINKDAEAPIFDLVDYGVVGDLFAVVPQLTEEIKARKG, from the coding sequence ATGGCTGAAGTTCTCGTCTACGTCGACCACGTGGACGGCGCCGTCCGCAAGCCCACCCTCGAGCTGCTGACGCTGGCCCGCCGCATCGGCGAGCCCGTCGCCGTCGCCCTCGGCGCCGGTGCCGCCGACACCGCCGCCGTGCTCGCCGAGCACGGTGCCGTCAAGGTCCTCACCGCCGACGCCCCCGAGTTCGCCGACTACCTCGTCGTGCCGAAGGTGGACGCGCTGCAGGCCGCGTACGACGCCGTCTCCCCGGCCGCCGTGCTCGTCCCGTCCTCCGCCGAGGGCAAGGAGATCGCCGCGCGCCTGGCCGTCCGCATCGGCTCCGGCATCATCACCGACGCCGTCGACCTGGAGGCGGGTGACGAGGGTCCGGTCGCGACGCAGTCCGCGTTCGCCGCGTCCTTCACCACCAAGTCCCGTGTCTCCAAGGGCACCCCGGTCATCACCGTCAAGCCGAACTCGGCTCCGGTCGAGGCCGCCCCGGCCGCCGGCGCCGTCGAGGCTCTCGCCGTCACCTTCGGCGCCCTCGCCACCGGCACCAAGGTCGTCGCCCGCACCCCGCGCGAGTCGACCGGCCGCCCCGAGCTGACCGAGGCCGCGATCGTGGTCTCCGGCGGCCGCGGCGTCAACGGTGCCGAGAACTTCCACATCATCGAGGACCTCGCGGACTCCCTCGGTGCCGCGGTCGGCGCCTCGCGCGCCGCGGTCGACGCCGGCTGGTACCCGCACTCCAACCAGGTCGGCCAGACCGGCAAGTCGGTCTCCCCGCAGCTGTACATCGCCTCCGGCATCTCGGGCGCGATCCAGCACCGGGCCGGCATGCAGACCTCGAAGACCATCGTGGCCATCAACAAGGACGCCGAGGCCCCGATCTTCGACCTGGTCGACTACGGCGTGGTCGGCGACCTGTTCGCGGTCGTCCCGCAGCTGACCGAGGAGATCAAGGCGCGCAAGGGCTGA
- a CDS encoding DUF6986 family protein has protein sequence MGQQEKVATSLAGAVSEGISASLAPVDAELARHYPGDPGTRQPIHTVYVPGDVFAADTIRSWGDQALAALDEHAPDAATFAKVLGISDELAVPVYDRVRAKLASEPIEDLRVDFEDGFGVRSDEEEDQAAARAARLVSEAFSNGTNAPYMGIRMKCMESNVRDRGIRTTDIFLSGLLEHGGLPDGLVLTLPKVTYAEQVSAFVKLLEAFEAARGLRPGRIGFEIQIETSQSIVASDGTATVARMIEASKGRATGLHYGTFDYSACVGVSAAYQSSDHPAADHAKAIMQVAAAGTGVRVSDGSTNVLPIGTTEHVHEAWKLHYGLTRRALARAYYQGWDMHPGHLPTRYAAVFTFYREGLETAAARLKAYVAKIEGDVMDEPATAKALAGYLVRGLDCGAVGADEVTALTGLTRAELDAFAIPRRSATLTATV, from the coding sequence ATGGGTCAGCAGGAGAAGGTGGCGACGAGCCTCGCAGGCGCGGTCAGCGAGGGCATCAGCGCCTCCCTCGCGCCGGTGGACGCGGAGCTCGCGCGCCACTACCCGGGCGACCCCGGCACCCGCCAGCCCATCCACACCGTCTACGTCCCCGGTGACGTCTTCGCCGCGGACACCATCCGCTCCTGGGGCGACCAGGCCCTCGCGGCCCTCGACGAGCACGCTCCGGACGCCGCGACCTTCGCCAAGGTGCTCGGCATCAGCGACGAACTGGCCGTGCCCGTCTACGACCGCGTCCGCGCCAAGCTGGCGAGCGAGCCGATCGAGGACCTCCGCGTCGACTTCGAGGACGGCTTCGGCGTCCGCTCCGACGAGGAGGAGGACCAAGCGGCCGCCCGCGCCGCCCGCCTCGTCTCCGAAGCCTTCTCCAACGGCACGAACGCCCCGTACATGGGCATCCGCATGAAGTGCATGGAGTCCAACGTCCGCGACCGCGGCATCCGCACCACGGACATCTTCCTGTCCGGGCTGCTGGAGCACGGCGGCCTCCCCGACGGACTGGTCCTCACCCTCCCCAAGGTCACGTACGCCGAGCAGGTCAGCGCCTTCGTCAAGCTGCTGGAGGCCTTCGAGGCCGCCCGCGGCCTGCGCCCGGGCCGGATCGGCTTCGAGATCCAGATCGAGACCAGCCAGTCGATCGTCGCCTCCGACGGCACCGCGACCGTGGCCCGGATGATCGAGGCCTCCAAGGGCCGCGCCACCGGCCTGCACTACGGCACCTTCGACTACAGCGCCTGCGTCGGGGTCTCCGCCGCGTACCAGTCGAGCGACCACCCGGCCGCCGACCACGCCAAGGCGATCATGCAGGTCGCGGCCGCCGGCACCGGCGTACGGGTCTCCGACGGCTCGACGAACGTCCTGCCCATCGGCACCACCGAGCACGTCCACGAGGCCTGGAAGCTGCACTACGGCCTCACCCGCCGGGCCCTGGCCCGCGCCTACTACCAGGGCTGGGACATGCACCCGGGCCACCTCCCGACCCGCTACGCGGCGGTCTTCACCTTCTACCGCGAGGGCCTCGAGACGGCTGCCGCGCGCCTGAAGGCGTACGTCGCGAAGATCGAGGGCGACGTGATGGACGAGCCCGCCACGGCCAAGGCCCTGGCCGGCTACCTGGTCCGCGGCCTGGACTGCGGCGCGGTGGGCGCGGACGAGGTCACCGCCCTGACGGGCCTGACCCGCGCCGAACTGGACGCCTTCGCCATCCCCCGCCGCTCGGCGACCCTGACGGCAACCGTCTGA
- a CDS encoding LacI family DNA-binding transcriptional regulator, with protein MPQTRRPSDPRYGNRPTMKDVAARAGVGLKTVSRVVNGEAGVTPDTVRRVQEAIEALGFRRNDSARVLRKGRTATVGLVLEDLADPFYGPLNRAVEEVARAHGALLINGSSAEDPDRERELALALCARRVDGLIVIPAGDDHRYLEPEIRAGVATVFVDRPAGRIDADVVLSDSFGGAREGVAHLIGGGHRRIGFIGDQPHIHTATERLRGYRAAMADAGLPVAESWVCLGSTTPDRVGEAARAMLAAPDPVTAVFAGNNRVTVTVVRVLAEHRPPVALVGFDDFELADLLRPGVTVVAQDAAALGRVATDRLFQRLAGAALPPARIELPTRLIPRGSGELPPA; from the coding sequence GTGCCGCAGACCCGCCGCCCGTCCGACCCCCGCTACGGCAACCGGCCGACCATGAAGGACGTGGCGGCCCGCGCGGGCGTGGGCCTGAAGACGGTGTCGCGGGTGGTCAACGGCGAGGCGGGGGTCACCCCGGACACGGTGCGGCGGGTCCAGGAGGCCATCGAGGCACTCGGGTTCCGCCGCAACGACAGCGCGCGCGTGCTGCGCAAGGGCCGTACGGCCACCGTGGGACTGGTCCTGGAGGACCTCGCGGACCCGTTCTACGGGCCGCTGAACCGGGCCGTCGAGGAGGTGGCCCGGGCCCACGGGGCGCTGCTCATCAACGGGTCGAGCGCGGAGGACCCGGACCGGGAGCGGGAGTTGGCGCTGGCGCTGTGCGCGCGCCGGGTGGACGGGCTGATCGTGATCCCGGCCGGGGACGACCACCGCTACCTGGAGCCGGAGATCCGGGCGGGTGTGGCGACGGTGTTCGTGGACCGCCCGGCGGGCCGGATCGACGCGGACGTGGTGCTGTCGGACAGCTTCGGCGGCGCCCGCGAGGGGGTGGCGCACCTGATCGGCGGCGGCCACCGCCGGATCGGCTTCATCGGGGACCAGCCGCACATCCACACGGCGACGGAGCGCCTGCGGGGCTACCGCGCGGCGATGGCGGACGCGGGCCTGCCGGTGGCGGAGTCCTGGGTCTGCCTCGGCTCGACGACCCCGGACCGCGTCGGGGAGGCGGCCCGGGCGATGCTGGCGGCCCCCGACCCCGTCACCGCGGTCTTCGCGGGGAACAACCGGGTGACGGTGACAGTGGTGCGGGTCCTGGCCGAACACCGGCCGCCGGTGGCCCTGGTCGGCTTCGACGACTTCGAGCTGGCCGACCTGCTGCGCCCCGGGGTGACGGTGGTCGCCCAGGACGCGGCGGCCCTGGGCCGGGTGGCCACCGACCGCCTGTTCCAACGCCTCGCCGGCGCCGCGCTCCCCCCGGCCCGCATCGAACTCCCGACCCGCCTGATCCCACGCGGCTCGGGCGAACTCCCGCCGGCCTGA
- a CDS encoding NUDIX hydrolase: protein MGRGVDVIVWINGTFSAGKTSTARELTGILPDSTLYDPELVGDALRQLLPRKRLAEVCDYQDLPSWRRLVVDTAAAMLAELGGVLVVPMTLLRQEYRDEIFGGLAARRIPVRHVLLAPEETILRERIATREEPGAPADVDVRVRQWAYDHIPAYQQALGGWLAADAHVIDNGHLSVRETAERIAEAVRTDAARVCDIVQTPEPTRETVAAGVLLFDDEDRVLLVDPTYKPGWEFPGGVVEAGEAPGCAGVREVAEELGLTLDAVPGLLVVDWEPPMPPAYGGLRLLFDGGRLSPAAAAGLRLPGPELRAWRFVTEEEAAGLLPPVRYERLRWALRARERGRPLYLEAGRPTP from the coding sequence ATGGGGAGAGGGGTAGACGTGATTGTCTGGATCAACGGCACATTCAGCGCCGGGAAGACCAGCACGGCCCGCGAACTGACCGGGATCCTGCCGGACAGCACCCTGTACGACCCGGAGCTCGTCGGGGACGCACTCCGCCAACTGCTGCCGCGCAAGCGCCTCGCGGAGGTCTGCGACTACCAGGACCTGCCGAGCTGGCGGCGCCTGGTGGTGGACACGGCCGCGGCGATGCTCGCGGAGCTGGGCGGGGTGCTGGTCGTGCCGATGACGCTGCTGCGGCAGGAGTACCGGGACGAGATCTTCGGCGGGCTCGCGGCGCGCCGGATACCGGTGCGGCATGTGCTGCTCGCCCCGGAGGAAACGATCCTGCGCGAGCGGATCGCGACGCGGGAGGAGCCGGGTGCCCCGGCGGACGTGGACGTGCGGGTCAGGCAGTGGGCGTACGACCACATCCCCGCGTACCAGCAGGCGCTGGGCGGCTGGCTCGCGGCGGACGCGCACGTCATCGACAACGGGCACCTGAGCGTACGGGAGACGGCGGAGCGGATCGCCGAAGCCGTACGCACGGACGCGGCCCGGGTCTGCGACATCGTGCAGACGCCGGAGCCGACGCGGGAGACGGTGGCGGCGGGGGTGCTGCTCTTCGACGACGAGGACCGGGTGCTGCTGGTCGACCCGACGTACAAGCCGGGTTGGGAGTTCCCGGGAGGGGTCGTGGAGGCGGGCGAGGCGCCGGGGTGTGCGGGGGTGCGGGAGGTCGCGGAGGAGCTCGGCCTGACGCTGGACGCCGTACCGGGGCTGCTGGTCGTGGACTGGGAGCCGCCGATGCCTCCGGCGTACGGAGGGCTGCGGCTGCTGTTCGACGGGGGCCGCCTGTCGCCCGCCGCCGCGGCCGGGCTCCGGCTGCCGGGCCCGGAGCTGCGGGCCTGGCGGTTCGTGACGGAAGAGGAGGCGGCGGGACTGCTGCCCCCGGTGCGCTACGAGCGGCTGCGCTGGGCCCTGCGGGCCCGGGAGCGGGGCCGCCCCCTGTACCTGGAGGCGGGCCGCCCCACGCCGTGA
- a CDS encoding MBL fold metallo-hydrolase, giving the protein MDLVEVLPQRLHMLRFPIGQAYLWRDGEALTLIDSGHAGSAAAIEEAVRSLGLGPERLERIVLTHCHRDHIGAADELAARWGAEVVAHRLEAPVIRGELPAPEPVLLDWEIPLYEHGLTVPEAPPTRVDREVEDGEVLPFGDGAVVVHAPGHTPGSIGIHLPCHGVLFAGDCIAGVGRVMLGVFNVDRDEAQASFRRLAALSPSVACFGHGDPLTEDTAAALLTATESDPVFP; this is encoded by the coding sequence ATGGATCTTGTAGAAGTGCTTCCGCAGCGGCTCCACATGCTCCGCTTCCCGATCGGCCAGGCGTACCTGTGGCGCGACGGCGAAGCCCTGACCCTGATCGACTCCGGCCACGCCGGATCGGCGGCGGCGATCGAGGAGGCCGTCCGCTCCCTCGGGCTGGGCCCGGAGCGGCTGGAGCGGATCGTCCTGACGCACTGCCACCGCGACCACATCGGCGCCGCGGACGAACTCGCCGCCCGCTGGGGCGCGGAGGTGGTGGCGCACCGGCTGGAGGCCCCGGTGATCCGGGGCGAGCTCCCGGCGCCGGAGCCGGTCCTGCTGGACTGGGAGATCCCGCTGTACGAGCACGGCCTGACGGTCCCCGAGGCGCCGCCGACGCGGGTCGACCGCGAGGTCGAGGACGGCGAGGTGCTCCCGTTCGGCGACGGCGCGGTGGTGGTCCACGCCCCGGGCCACACGCCGGGCAGCATCGGCATCCACCTGCCGTGCCACGGCGTGCTGTTCGCGGGCGACTGCATCGCGGGGGTGGGCCGGGTGATGCTGGGCGTCTTCAACGTGGACCGTGACGAGGCCCAGGCCTCCTTCCGCCGTCTCGCGGCGCTGTCCCCGTCGGTGGCCTGCTTCGGCCACGGCGACCCGCTGACCGAGGACACGGCGGCCGCCCTCCTCACGGCAACGGAGTCGGACCCGGTCTTTCCGTAG
- a CDS encoding dipeptidase, with protein sequence MSQNPIAETIASLMPRAKQELTELVAFQSVADWAQFPQSESEGAANWVADALRAEGFQDVSLLDTPDGTQSVYGFLPGPEGAPTVLLYAHYDVQPPLDDSAWVSPAFELTERDGRWYGRGAADCKGGFIMHLLALRALKANGGVPVSVKVIVEGSEEQGTGGLQQYAEAHPELLTADTVVIGDAGNFRLGLPTVTATLRGMTLIKVKIDTLGGNLHSGMFGGVAPDALAALIRLLDSLRAADGSTTVDGLASDAVWEGLQYPEADFRADAKVLDGVELIGEGTIADRLWARPAVTVLGIDCPPVVGATPSVHASAGALISLRVPPGVDTAEAIKLLEAHLVAHTPWQARLELEVVGQGQPFQADTSSPAYASMAAAMQVAYPGQEMQVAGMGGSIPLCNTLTTLYPEAEMLLIGLSEPEAQIHAVNESVSPQELERLSVAEALFLVNYAESKRG encoded by the coding sequence ATGTCCCAGAATCCGATCGCCGAGACCATCGCCTCGCTGATGCCCCGCGCCAAGCAGGAGCTGACCGAGCTGGTGGCCTTCCAGTCGGTGGCGGACTGGGCCCAGTTCCCCCAGAGCGAGAGCGAGGGCGCGGCCAACTGGGTGGCCGACGCGCTGCGCGCCGAGGGCTTCCAGGACGTGTCCCTCCTCGACACCCCCGACGGCACCCAGTCGGTGTACGGCTTCCTGCCCGGCCCGGAGGGTGCACCGACCGTTCTCCTGTACGCGCACTACGACGTGCAGCCGCCGCTGGACGACTCCGCGTGGGTCTCCCCCGCCTTCGAGCTGACCGAGCGCGACGGCCGCTGGTACGGGCGCGGCGCCGCGGACTGCAAGGGCGGGTTCATCATGCACCTGCTGGCGCTGCGCGCGCTGAAGGCCAACGGCGGTGTGCCGGTGAGCGTGAAGGTGATCGTCGAGGGCTCGGAGGAGCAGGGCACCGGGGGTCTCCAGCAGTACGCCGAGGCGCACCCGGAGCTGCTGACCGCCGACACGGTCGTCATCGGCGACGCGGGCAACTTCCGGCTCGGCCTGCCGACGGTGACGGCCACGCTGCGCGGTATGACCCTGATCAAGGTGAAGATCGACACCCTCGGCGGCAACCTGCACTCCGGCATGTTCGGCGGCGTCGCCCCCGACGCGCTGGCCGCGCTGATCCGGCTGCTGGACTCGCTGCGCGCCGCGGACGGTTCGACCACGGTGGACGGCCTGGCCTCGGACGCGGTCTGGGAGGGCCTGCAGTACCCGGAGGCGGACTTCCGCGCCGACGCGAAGGTGCTGGACGGGGTCGAGCTGATCGGCGAGGGCACGATCGCGGACCGGCTGTGGGCCCGTCCGGCCGTCACCGTGCTCGGCATCGACTGCCCGCCGGTGGTCGGCGCCACCCCCTCGGTGCACGCGAGTGCCGGCGCGCTGATCAGCCTGCGCGTGCCGCCGGGCGTGGACACGGCCGAGGCCATCAAGCTGCTGGAGGCGCACCTGGTGGCGCACACCCCGTGGCAGGCGCGCCTCGAACTCGAGGTCGTGGGCCAGGGCCAGCCGTTCCAGGCGGACACGAGCAGCCCGGCGTACGCGTCGATGGCGGCGGCCATGCAGGTGGCGTACCCGGGCCAGGAGATGCAGGTCGCGGGCATGGGCGGATCGATTCCGCTGTGCAACACGCTGACCACGCTCTACCCGGAGGCGGAGATGCTGCTGATCGGGCTGAGCGAGCCGGAGGCCCAGATCCACGCGGTGAACGAGAGCGTCTCCCCGCAGGAGCTGGAGCGCCTGTCGGTCGCGGAGGCGCTGTTCCTCGTCAACTACGCGGAGTCCAAGCGCGGCTGA
- a CDS encoding geranylgeranyl reductase family protein: MAGGTGEVWDVVVVGAGPAGASAAFAAATAGRRVLLLEKAELPRYKTCGGGIIGPSRDALPPGFVLPIKDRIHAVTFSLNGKLTRTRRSRQMLFGLINRPEFDAALVAEAEKAGATVRTGTAVARVEQHGAAVPDRRTVAVVLADGETVLARAVVGADGSASRIGAHVGVEMDQVDLGLEAEIPVPETVAEDWKGRVLLDWGPLPGSYGWVFPKGDTLTVGVISAKGDGAATKRYLEDFIARLGLAGFEPAVSSGHLTRCRTPDSPLSRGRVLVAGDAAGLLEPWTREGISFALRSGRLAGEWAVKISEAQDAVDARRQALNYAFAVKAGLGVEMSVGKRMLTAFEARPGLMHAAITGFRPAWRAFARITRGATTLPDLVRTYPMARKALHALDGRQARNRAQGPESEQA; encoded by the coding sequence ATGGCCGGGGGAACCGGTGAGGTGTGGGACGTGGTCGTGGTCGGGGCCGGACCGGCCGGCGCCTCGGCCGCGTTCGCGGCGGCGACGGCCGGGCGGCGCGTACTGCTGCTGGAGAAGGCCGAGCTGCCCCGGTACAAGACCTGCGGCGGCGGGATCATCGGCCCTTCCCGCGATGCCCTCCCGCCCGGTTTCGTCCTGCCCATCAAGGACCGCATCCACGCGGTCACCTTCTCGCTGAACGGGAAGCTGACCCGGACCCGCCGTTCGCGGCAGATGCTGTTCGGGCTGATCAACCGGCCCGAGTTCGACGCCGCGCTGGTCGCCGAGGCCGAGAAGGCCGGCGCCACCGTCCGTACGGGTACGGCCGTCGCGCGGGTCGAGCAGCACGGGGCGGCAGTGCCCGACCGGCGCACGGTCGCCGTGGTGCTCGCCGACGGGGAGACCGTCCTGGCGCGCGCGGTGGTCGGCGCCGACGGCAGTGCGAGCCGGATCGGCGCGCACGTCGGGGTCGAGATGGACCAGGTGGACCTCGGCCTCGAGGCGGAGATCCCGGTCCCGGAGACGGTCGCCGAGGACTGGAAGGGGCGGGTGCTCCTCGACTGGGGCCCGCTGCCCGGCAGTTACGGCTGGGTCTTCCCCAAGGGCGACACCCTCACCGTCGGGGTCATCTCGGCGAAGGGCGACGGCGCCGCGACCAAGCGGTACCTCGAGGACTTCATCGCCCGGCTCGGACTCGCCGGCTTCGAACCCGCCGTCTCCTCCGGGCACCTGACCCGCTGCCGCACGCCCGATTCGCCGCTTTCGCGCGGCCGGGTGCTGGTCGCGGGGGACGCGGCGGGGCTGCTGGAGCCGTGGACCCGGGAGGGCATCTCCTTCGCGCTGCGCTCGGGTCGGCTGGCCGGGGAGTGGGCCGTGAAGATCTCCGAGGCGCAGGATGCGGTGGACGCGCGCCGCCAGGCCCTCAACTACGCGTTCGCGGTCAAGGCCGGACTGGGCGTGGAGATGAGCGTCGGCAAGCGGATGCTGACGGCCTTCGAGGCCCGTCCGGGCCTGATGCACGCGGCGATCACCGGCTTCCGCCCGGCATGGCGGGCCTTCGCCCGGATCACCCGGGGTGCGACGACGCTGCCCGACCTGGTGCGGACGTATCCGATGGCCCGCAAGGCGCTGCACGCCCTGGACGGCAGGCAGGCGCGGAACCGGGCGCAGGGGCCGGAGAGCGAGCAGGCTTAA
- a CDS encoding nitroreductase/quinone reductase family protein: protein MSSRPTPYYVQAGALETRFNSLFGKLARLGISLAGTAELSVRGRKSGEMQRIPVNPHMYEGEQYLVSARGHSQWVRNMRVAGGGELRVGRKVRTFTVTELTDPAQKAAVLRAYLEKWGWEVGRFFQGVTAQSTDAELQATAGDHPVFRITMSN from the coding sequence ATGAGCAGCAGGCCCACCCCGTACTACGTCCAGGCCGGCGCTCTCGAAACCCGCTTCAACTCCCTCTTCGGGAAGCTGGCCCGGCTCGGCATCAGCCTGGCCGGCACCGCCGAGCTGTCGGTGCGCGGCCGCAAGTCCGGCGAGATGCAGCGGATCCCGGTCAATCCGCACATGTACGAGGGCGAGCAGTACCTGGTGTCGGCGCGCGGCCACTCCCAGTGGGTCCGCAACATGCGGGTGGCGGGCGGCGGCGAGCTCCGCGTGGGCCGCAAGGTGCGCACGTTCACGGTCACCGAGCTCACCGACCCGGCGCAGAAAGCCGCCGTGCTGCGCGCCTACCTGGAGAAGTGGGGCTGGGAGGTCGGCCGCTTCTTCCAGGGCGTCACCGCGCAGTCCACCGACGCCGAGCTCCAGGCGACCGCCGGCGACCACCCGGTCTTCCGCATCACCATGTCGAACTGA
- a CDS encoding TetR/AcrR family transcriptional regulator has protein sequence MSTVRGARERARIEVTAAIKDEARRMLAAEGAAKLSLRAVARELGMVSSALYRYFPSRDELLTALIVDAYDSIGAAAEQADARTLAAGAPPLERWISVCEAVRAWALGHPHEYSLIYGSPVPGYSAPMDTVGPASRVGNTLIAIVRAAHAGRGLALPPLPAGLRPEAVRMTADFAEGLPPEVTAALVAAWAQLVGLVSFELFGQFNRVVEDRATFFTHAAGQLAHGVGLPTV, from the coding sequence ATGAGTACCGTGCGCGGGGCCCGGGAGCGGGCCCGTATCGAGGTCACCGCCGCCATCAAGGACGAGGCGCGCCGCATGCTGGCGGCCGAGGGCGCCGCCAAGCTCTCGCTGCGCGCCGTGGCCCGCGAGCTGGGCATGGTCTCCTCGGCCCTCTACCGCTACTTCCCCAGCCGCGACGAGCTCCTCACCGCCCTCATCGTCGACGCCTACGACAGCATCGGCGCCGCCGCCGAGCAGGCCGACGCGCGCACCCTCGCCGCCGGCGCCCCGCCCCTCGAGCGCTGGATCTCCGTCTGCGAGGCCGTCCGCGCCTGGGCCCTGGGCCACCCGCACGAGTACTCCCTCATCTACGGCTCCCCGGTCCCCGGCTACAGCGCCCCCATGGACACCGTCGGCCCCGCCTCCCGCGTCGGCAACACCCTCATCGCGATCGTCCGCGCCGCCCACGCCGGCCGCGGCCTCGCGCTCCCGCCGCTGCCCGCCGGCCTGCGTCCCGAAGCCGTTCGGATGACCGCGGATTTCGCCGAAGGCCTGCCGCCCGAGGTCACCGCCGCCCTGGTCGCGGCCTGGGCGCAGCTGGTCGGGCTCGTCTCCTTCGAGCTGTTCGGCCAGTTCAACCGGGTCGTCGAGGACCGTGCCACCTTCTTCACGCACGCCGCCGGCCAACTGGCCCACGGGGTCGGGCTGCCCACCGTATGA
- a CDS encoding spherulation-specific family 4 protein has product MARAVKALYAVLITSLLAAPALVVTVSAGTGEVAAAEDAAPSPRPRIAGVRGLEIGVPAYAWAGAPMLGDLVATTPAASVVVLNPGNGDDPFDAPWQARADALRAGTTATGERTKVLGYVHTDHGNRDIAAVKASVDNYLKTRDGRLHVDGIFFDVVSRDCGPGNATRDHYAQLRAYVQDTMNDADPTAPDLVVDNPGTAIADCYLEPGHRTADVFVTYEDTYAAYTGGGWPGGNVFGASGAYRPGTELDPTGTAFWHLVHAVPDAAAMRTTLRTAFDRGAGYAYATGTLMPNPWDESPSWKFRSQTAYAATVG; this is encoded by the coding sequence ATGGCCCGCGCAGTGAAGGCCCTGTACGCCGTCCTGATCACCTCCTTACTGGCCGCCCCGGCGCTGGTCGTCACCGTTTCGGCCGGCACGGGCGAAGTGGCCGCGGCCGAGGATGCCGCCCCGTCCCCCAGACCCCGGATAGCCGGCGTGCGGGGCCTGGAGATCGGCGTTCCCGCGTACGCATGGGCCGGCGCCCCCATGCTCGGCGACCTCGTCGCCACCACACCCGCCGCCTCCGTGGTGGTCCTCAACCCCGGCAACGGGGACGACCCCTTCGACGCGCCCTGGCAGGCCCGCGCCGACGCGCTGCGGGCCGGGACCACCGCCACCGGCGAGAGGACCAAGGTCCTCGGCTACGTCCACACCGACCACGGCAACCGCGACATCGCCGCCGTGAAGGCCTCCGTCGACAACTACCTCAAGACCCGCGACGGCCGCCTGCACGTGGACGGCATCTTCTTCGACGTGGTCAGCCGCGACTGCGGCCCCGGCAACGCCACCCGAGACCACTACGCACAGCTGCGCGCGTACGTGCAGGACACCATGAACGACGCCGACCCCACCGCGCCGGACCTCGTGGTCGACAACCCCGGCACCGCCATCGCCGACTGCTACCTGGAACCGGGCCACCGCACCGCGGACGTCTTCGTCACCTACGAGGACACGTACGCCGCGTACACGGGCGGCGGCTGGCCCGGCGGGAACGTCTTCGGCGCGTCGGGCGCCTACCGCCCCGGCACGGAACTCGACCCGACCGGCACCGCGTTCTGGCACCTCGTCCACGCGGTCCCGGACGCCGCCGCCATGCGCACCACCCTCCGCACGGCCTTCGACCGCGGCGCGGGCTACGCGTACGCGACCGGCACGCTCATGCCGAACCCGTGGGACGAATCGCCGAGTTGGAAGTTCCGCAGCCAGACCGCGTACGCCGCCACCGTGGGCTGA